aaaataaaatgatttaattgtAAGCATATGGGTGTCATTTGATCACACAGCCATAGCCGCTTCAACAGGCGAGAACTATTcatagatacctaatttgtttttactgtaaactatacctaaaccttggtacctagtcaagatgccaatcgttcgcgatATGATAATCTCTGTATTATGCAGTCATGCAGTGCACCCTAGTCATATGGAAAACAAAGCACATACGGAacgcgtttctgttacccattacagcggctagctacagcccgaaaattcccaccaactgggcatattgcttacaaagggtatgtgacacactgtacattactgtgctctcaggacttctacatccctactcacggcgttcgaatttgcagtgagtagagttcactctcaccttcagcaaaaccgaaagacctagatctatatgactagtaaaatagccgaaacaatatgaagcatcactctaaatggcgctacatgtaacgccccttacactgatacaagattttcatctaataatgaCAAGAACTAGTGgatgattcaacctttaccggtcgacgtggtaagacctaggatttaccatatccatgtcggtaaaagcccgaagtgaacaataattatttcacatttcgggcttttaccgatcggcatcggtaaaacctaggtcttaccggtatatcctaggttttaccgtacttcgggcttttacagtaacatatacacTGTTTTCAATTGACGTTATAATATATGATGTTATGTTATCCTATCAATTTATGTGATATAATATCCTTCTAAAGTTAAGTTTTGGTGGCTGAGTTCTGAGGGTCTACCGGGAAACAAGAGACACCTTAAATTTGCAAACTTCAATTCGCTGTAGGCCCTCTCATGACTAACTATCAATCAGGTTGGGGGTTAAAATcctggcttgtaccaatgagtttttcgggacttatgtatagaatatcatttgatatttactactaGCTTCTCAGTAAAAGAAAACCTTGTGAGAAAGCTTGCatacatctgcaaagaaattcaaaggctctgatgacctgtctggcctagtgagtagtgtcCTTGTCCATGAAACGGacggttccgggttcaaatcctggtaagtcatttatttgtgtgatgaccacatatatttgtttgtgTGTCATGGTtgttatctatttaagtatttattatatattaaattcaaaattcaaaattcaaaaatttattctgcaagtaggcctcaagggctcttttacaagtcaatacaacatttatagtaacatcatatagtgacatgaaaaatacataacaacatttataaatacaacagccagtacctgggtaaacattacattataataatcttaaaataaataattaatacaatacaatagagatgtatagtctctatggttaaaaacacattaaatctggagatgtaaaaggtccccaatgtcagagtactaatactaataaaatttggaggtgtaaagtctctccaagtgtcaaaataaaatgtatactaaataaataaaccgcgtctggactgttaaactatattattatatttatcgttgtctaagtaccctcaacacaagccttattgagcttattgtgggacttagtcaattagtgtaataatgtcctataatatttatttatactatagcccaagccctcccgcacatgagaggaggcttgtgcccagcagtgagatgtatataggctgaaatatttgtataatatactttgTAACAATTGCATCATGTTTAAAACAATTGGAAAAGGTGAAACAATGCTTTACACTcactttttttgcaatttttagAACTAAGCGACCAGTTCACTCGAAACTCAAACATGCGCACAGGCAAACAAATATCGGCAAAAACTTGATTTCAAACTGAATAGTAAAGGCTTGAAACAAATTACCCTCTGAAGTTGTGAACTCTACAAGtgtgaatcaatttaaaaataagacTTGACAAATTATCTaagcatcagctgcctgtctaaaacgaaataaaagaaataataataaataaattattttttgtttgtttgtaaattattaattaagctTGAAACCCTTACCTCTTTATCACTTTCTTCTGCATCCTGCAATCTTGGTATCCTCCTCTTAGGAATAACTAGAAAATGCACGGGCGCTTGCGGAGATATATCGTTAAACGCCATACACAAATCATCTTCATAAATTATATCAGCGTTTATCTCACGCGATAAAATCTTGTCGAAAATAGTCGGGCCCGGCGTTGCCATACTTTGTACTTGGGCTTTCTTGACTTCATCGCTGTAAGGCCGACGGATCGCGAAGGCAGAGCCGCGGGAGATATCGTAGATGTTGGTCGGGTAGCTCCGTTTGCAACGGAATTTTAGGGCCCGTTGAATCACTTTGGTAAGCATTTTTAAAGGAATACAAGCATGTCGTAATGCGCAAAAGTTTGCGAAAATTGATGGTTAGTGGACTAGTTTGACGTTTGTGGAATGCGGTTAGGGCGTTTTTCTAGTTTAACTCCGACTAGCCCGATTGCGATTCGTTGCGATTTCTGGAcatgatatacatatttaatgttAGATATCGAATAtcaaaatgcaaaatatttcTAGTTGATAATTGTATAtcgataatttatttaaaacctataaaatattAGGTTTTCATTGTCAAAAAGGcagttaaaaaagaaaaaaatgcctCTATCGCTGTGCCTGTTGACAGTTTAATGTTGCCATGCTTTAAAAACTTGTTTGAATTGTGGGGAAATTTATGATACAAAagacaacaacaaaaaaacaacaatttaaagaatttgggataaataaaaacaattcatGACAGGCAATAGGCATCCCCATTCGGCGGGGGAATGTAGCTAGCCTTATGAGCTCCCTTTCACAAGGGACAGATCTGGGGCActtgtcatttattttttactttattatatttgctttaatttagttagtttacatataattttattgtattaagaGGAAATACTAGCTCTGagccccttctcagatttgaaaattttaggtaaatatctccgtcgctcTGTTCGCCCGGCTCCTACAAATAGTACGATAAgccagcttaggcgaaaaaccCTGAGtgaaaatctcagaaatcgaggatTCGTTTTCGACATATTCCTTCTCTCCTCCTCCTCCCCTTCCTCCAGAACTTAATCAATcgcaatgaaatattatgggtATCAGGTAAATGTGGATCTAATAGATGTAAAATTAATGTGATGTCAAACTGCTTTATATGATGCCAGTTCAAGTACCATAGAGTCAAGCTAAGCTATGTGCACTGTGTTTGATATCACAGTGTCGAAATATATCATAAACGTCTAtaaaacatctatgaaattatgacgttttaaataaatcataaacgtCTAtgaaacatctatgaaattatgacttttaaaatatatcataaacgTCTAtgaaacatctatgaaattacgacatttaaaataacacttgcacactgTGTTATCAAACATGGTGCAGAGTTAGTTTACACTGACTCTACCAATCTCATCTTCCTTAAAGTAGAAAACTGATaactattgaaattaaagaTAGGTACTATATTCTAAAGCTTATTAACTAGACTCTGGCACTACCGAGAATTAATATGATTGATTTATATCAAGTGGAAATGGTGAAATTAATCTTTCACTGCTCACTTATgtgaaatgaaacaaaaatattattcggtcaaaattatatatttagtatcacaattcactagtaataaaataatactttatattaatacaaactaattatagatataaaatatttcaaatccCAAAAGTACTTTAATAATTGCCAAAAAAACCCCTCTTAAAATATGTCATAAATACTGATTTTAAATATAGATTTAAagtatttgtacaattttatttgaGCTACATGTACAAAACGAAAGTTTCACAAAATCCCACTTATAATGTATTTtacaaatctaaaaaaactattaaggtGAGGTGTTCTCAGGCCAATTTAGgatattttcaattcaattttctaTCGGATCAAAAATCTGCCATAGCAGACCCAGACTTCGCCTAACCTTATATTTTTGAGTTCCACCTCAGACGGAAAGTGTTAGTTTTAATACTAGTACCTAGTACATTTTCAATTTGTATACATGGataatacttatacatatacaattttacaacGGTATTAATATACTTGATTctatataattacaataaataatatgatagaAAAGTAACTgcgtatatacctatataaaattacattttgagtATTAAGTAATAATCACTTGTATACTTCGATAACAAATCATTCATACGaatgctagtttaacagtccagacgcggtttatttatttagtataaattttattttgacacttggagagactttacacctccaaattttattagtattagtaccctgacattggggaccttttacatctccagatttaatgtgtttttaaccatagagactatacatctctattgtattgtagtaattatttattttaagattattataatgtaatgtttacccaggtattggctgttgtatttataaatgttgttatgtatttttcatgtcactatatgatgttactataaatgttgtattgacttgtaaaagagcccttgaggcctacttgcagaataaatttttgaattttaaatttgaattctgaattttgaataatataaaataaatatatatattatatttatgataCTCTTACAATAATACAGTGGAGAATGTCGTTAATGTTAAATGTATTACCGGTTACCGGGCCCCTTTCTCAAGTGCCTGGCAACGGCGGCAACCACATAGATAGAAGAAACGCTTATACAGTGTGAAATTGTTCTGTTTGCGTATGGGACGCTGAGAGGTGAATAGAATACGTAacatttactatgggaccaaccccaaaatcacgaaaaaaaacaGCTGTTCCACAGAAAACGACATCTATTTCACCAAAATTTACGAgacagcagatttttttttgcgatttcagaTTTGgcctcatagtaaaagttatttaATATGACCTACATATCCACCCCTCAGCGTACGGTCAAGCATAACAattacaccctgtataaaaagataaaattgtCGACAATGCCATACATAGAAAATCAtctatacctatgtataatCATAGGTACATTACATACTTAACATAAATACTCTTACACTAAGCTTTTGAGTGCGAAGATGGTGCAGGAATCATATACTGAAAGTCCCCCAATACCCCTCTCATCTACAACGTCTTCACATCACTACTGAAAGCAGCAGCttttttatgtacattttaccgtctccatgtttatgtatattgtatcttaCGTTATctgactaaaataaaataaatacaatcaaCACTTACACCTATATTGCAttgcaagtatttttttatagtgtcAATAGCAGAGTAGCTAAAATTAGCTAGCTACCAAACCTACAGCAAAAAACGAATACCTATCGAAATTTTATTCACCGCCTCTTTCTTCGATATTCGTGTGATAGAGAGATCGATAACGAATTATCAATTTTAGTTCACTGTAGGCTCTCTAGCTcgcggtttaagaggaaataccagctgagccgTTCTCAGATTTGAGGATTTTacaaattttaggtaaatatctccgtcgcgctgacggatGCGGCTGCTAAAATAAGGACAACTTCTGCTCCTTAGGCAAaaaatcgtgcgtaaaaaattCACAAATCGAGATTGTGTTGttgacattttcctcctccaaaacttaaccaatcgtaacgaaatgagattttttttgttgttgctgATTTTGTATGTGAGGCGTCTGTCTACGGTGCATTTATTTGACTGTTTTTAGAGCTTTTgaaagtaacctagttcttcTAGGGGGGTAGGGTAAAGtattcatctagggccaaaTTCCAGAGAGTAAAatatcgagaacgtttgtatggtaTTTGTTTGTACGACTAATGCTTCCTCTTAAAAAGCTTACAAAATAGATAGCGACCTTGAACTTGTAATTAAACAACGTGGCACCAATAAATTATTCACTTAACCTACACTTATATCCATCCCGCTCTCACGCGTGCACTAGTCGGTGGTACACAGCGCCGAACAGAGACAGCAACAGTCTGAGGGTTCCATACACGAAGGAGCGTGCGTAGCGGTTCTGCACCAAGATGCGAAGGAAGAGAAGGAGGGTGACGAGTTTTAAGACTTTGTGAAGAAACCACATCCTGAAAATAAAAGAgaaacatattttacagtacacatggtgctactttcccgcacttgTGCGAGAATGAgtactttccgtgcatatgtcgaaactttaaagagccatatgtacagtaaaacattgtacaatacacgtgcgaataggtaattcgcaacgcGTGTCGatttaataaatttctttatttcggacaaacaatgtatccatagagtgttagtacaacaagaaaatatcttaacatagtattagtatttataaatataattataattataactaactccgttcggtcgtgttttaatttatcaccactcattgcgaatttcctattttctgcacttgtatcgtaattaattattacggtatatatggtgctactttaccgccctagtgcgttGTACAATACTAGTGCGataaggtaattcgcaactcgtgtcgatttcaaACTCTCCCTTCGGTCGGAagttcctacttttcgcacttgtatcgtaatgtactattacagtacatattgaggtaattagcacattacgtgctatcgaaaatttaaagggccataatatGATGTCTCATTCCACTTACTATTTTATGTGGTTGTCAAATTATTGTGCTGCAtagttagcttggtctaaccCTATAAGAGATCGAGTATCGCCCGAAGCGGTGAATATTTCCATATTTCTGTTACTGGCAACATCCATGCAAGGCTCCAAAGAAACCTTTAAGGCGTGTACTTACCTTGcaacaaatcgcatgcgatttttgattatataagtgccaattacatccatactttatcaggcctgatatcaggcccgatttcgggcccgggcaagagtatttttccgttcaccaaatatcaacacatcgtttacaatatttgacatgttaAAAAATGGtacatatgcaaaaatatcaaacagaaCATTTTTGGCAGTTaaagacaaagtattttttaca
The DNA window shown above is from Cydia pomonella isolate Wapato2018A chromosome 28, ilCydPomo1, whole genome shotgun sequence and carries:
- the LOC133532987 gene encoding adenosine 5'-monophosphoramidase HINT1-like; protein product: MLTKVIQRALKFRCKRSYPTNIYDISRGSAFAIRRPYSDEVKKAQVQSMATPGPTIFDKILSREINADIIYEDDLCMAFNDISPQAPVHFLVIPKRRIPRLQDAEESDKELLGHLMSVARALATARAPLGWRLVVNNGREGAQSVYHLHLHILGGRQMGWPPG